From Cannabis sativa cultivar Pink pepper isolate KNU-18-1 chromosome 8, ASM2916894v1, whole genome shotgun sequence, a single genomic window includes:
- the LOC133030342 gene encoding uncharacterized protein LOC133030342 has product MAFSSAKFSYQRLKNEGQGGDDYDSEDYQIQQIVNNSEYQIKGLGRPRSWYRRSKRVPIRRKFKLKIPSLRRLLRRKSKLVSSVRVSISNVVKRLKESQSHLSDLFAGNYMFLQVSPTSLKCLNKASTNNVYNLNNGFSSRYPPKIAN; this is encoded by the coding sequence ATGGCCTTTTCTTCAGCCAAGTTTTCCTACCAGAGACTTAAAAATGAAGGTCAAGGAGGTGATGATTATGATTCTGAAGATTATCAAATTCAACAAATAGTAAATAATAGTGAATATCAGATCAAGGGTTTGGGAAGACCAAGGAGTTGGTATAGAAGGTCCAAAAGGGTACCTATTAGAAGAAAATTCAAGCTCAAAATCCCAAGCTTGAGAAGGTTATTAAGAAGAAAATCTAAGTTGGTTTCTTCTGTTAGAGTTTCAATTTCAAATGTTGTAAAGAGATTGAAGGAAAGTCAATCTCATTTGAGTGATCTATTTGCTGGAAACTACATGTTCTTACAGGTCTCTCCTACTTCTTTGAAGTGTCTTAATAAGGCTAGTACCAACAATGTTTATAACCTTAATAATGGCTTTTCTTCAAGGTACCCTCCCAAAATTGCTAACTGA